The Candidatus Paceibacterota bacterium region TTTCTTCGCCGATCTCGATAGCCGGGGTGCCCGCGCCGCCGTGAGCGCGGCTCGAGCCGCTCATGCCTCCGCGGGATCCGCCGAATCGGCGGGGACCCTTGCTCCGCATCATGCGCTTCATGCGCCCGCCGAGGCCTCCTCCCATGCCGCCGCGAGGCCCGCGAAAGCTCCTGCCTCCGCGATTGCCCCGCCTCGGTCCCCGTCCTTCGCCTGCATGATGAGGCGCTCCCGTCGTCCGTTCTGCCGTCTGTGGTTTGTTCTGATCTTCCATTTAATTGTTATTAAGTATCGAATCCTTGTCCTTCACGAATATGTCCCAGACCCGTTCGGTATCCACGTACCAGCGCTCTACTCCGAGGAAGCGATCCGACGACGTCGTGATCTCTCCCAGCTCTACTCCATGGAGCTTTGCCGGAACGGCATAGAGGAAATCGGGGCTCCAGAGGAATACCGCCGGGGTGTCGTTGGCGATCTCGGATTTGACCGTCGCGTACGAAGCCGCCGCAGCTGACGACGACGTGGCCGCCTGCATCTTTTCCAGAGCCTTGTCCACTTTCTGGTTGGTATAAAGGGCGATATTAAGGCCCGGATCGTTCCTCTGGGACGAATGCCAGAACGGATAGAGGTCCGAGTTCTTGCCCGTTACGAGGCCGAAGAGGAGCGCGTCGTATTTGCGCGGCCTGATGACGCTCTGGTTCAGGTCAGACGGCTCGTATACCTGCACGTCCATGCGAGCGCCGAATGCCGTCCAGGTCTCCTCTAATCTCTTCGCCGCGAGGACGAGCTCCGGGACGTTCGCGGTAGAAAGGGTAAAGGCGAGGGTGGTCGTCGCCGCGCCTTTGGTCTTTGCCTTGTATTCGTATATGCCGGTATCGGGATTCTTCTTCCATCCTGCCTTCGCGAGGATCGCCGCGGCATTCGCCGCCGTGGTCGAGGCAGCCGCCGCGCCCGCGGCGTTCTTTTCGGTCGTGGTCGGAGGGAGCGGGCCGTCTACTGCCGTGCCGTATCCCGAGAGAACGCTCGCGATAAGCGAGTCTTTGTCGACGGCGGCGTTCAAGGCCTGACGGACTTCCTTTCGCGCCAGGATCTCGTTCTGGTTCTGGTCAAAGAAGACGCCGAAGACGCGGGTCAGAGGCGCGGTCAAAAGCGCCGCTCCGCCGATATTCGCCGCCGATGCCGGCGAAAGATTCGACGCGCTTTCTACTTCGCGGGCGACGAGGGCGTCGTCGAGCGCCTGCTCGGTCGCGAACGCTTTTATCGAAAGGCTTGTTATGTAGGGCTCGCCGAGAGCGTAGTCCGGATTGGCTTTGAGCACGAATTCGGTCGGAATGCCGTCGGACGACTTCAAGACCGAGGCGATGACGTACGGACCCGATCCGACCGCGGTGGTGTTAAGCGACGAGAACGGCATCTGGTCCACGGTCAGGCTCTTCCAGAGGTGCGACGGCAGGATGCCGAGCGTCAGATTGTTTATGAAAGGCGCGTACGCCTGCTTGAGCCTGAAGGTCACTTCCTTCGGTCCCGTCTTTTCGACGGTGACGCCTTGCCAGTTCACGTAGCGCGGGCTCTTCAGGGTCGAATCCTGGGCTTTCTGGACGGTATAGACGACGTCGTCGGCGGAAACGGCCGTTCCGTCGCTCCAGACGGCTTTGTCCCGGATCGTAAGGGTATAAGTAAGGCCGTCAGGCGAAATGGTGTACGACTGGGCGAGGTCAGGGACGATAGAGCCGTCCGGCTCTGCCTTGAGGAGGCCCGAATAGACGAGCTGGGTCAGGTCGCGGTCCGCGTCGGATACGGCAAGGAGGGGATTCACGAATCGCGGCGTGCCGACGATGCCTTCGACGAGCGATCCGCCGCGGCGGGGCACGTCGACCGAAAAGCTATCGCTCACTTTTCCGAGCAAAGACAGAACGCCCCAGGCGAATGCCACGAAGCAGACGAGGAAGAGGACTTTCTCGGTTATGGAAAAAGACGAAGCGACGGAATCTATCTTTTCGAGGCTCTTGTTCTTGCGGTCGCGCGACAATGATTCGAGAAGCGCGCGGAAGAAAGGTTGTTTCTGTTCCATATGAGAGCCCGCCCGAAGGCAAAGCTGTGTTGGTTACGTAAGGTAAGAGAGTTTCCTAGCGGACGAGCGAGAGGAAAGAGGTGAGCGCGAAAAGGATGCCGAGGACGATAGTCGCGATGAAGAGCGTCTTTTCAAGGCCGCGCCTGGTATGGAATACCGAGCTCATATTGTCCGCGCTGCCGAGCGCGCCTCCGTTCTGCGCGCCTGTCTGCTGGAGAAGGACGGTCAGAATGAGGAGCACCGATATGGTTATCTGTATATACGGCAGCACGCTAGAAATACTCATGGAGGAGATACTACCACGCCTTCGGGAACGGCGCAATTCGAGGTCCGGCCAATAAAAAAGCCCGCGGCGGATGTTCAGTCCGGCGCGGGCTCGAGAGAGAGGGGGGGGGGAGAGCTATCGTTCAGAGTCGAAGGCGAGCGACGGATGCATGTCCCGCAGCTCGGCTTCGCTCATAGGCTCTGGCTGGACGAGGCTGCCGTCGTGGTACTTCTTGACGACGTATGCGACTCGTTTGATCGCCGGCATCCAGGCGTCTTCTTCGTTGAAGCGCTCGATGCAGACGCTGTTCTGGACCACCATGATGCTCAAGATCCCGAAGACTTCCATGATCTCCCGGAACGGCGCGGGAAAGGCTTTTTCCGGCATGTCTGCCGCCTGGCCTTTGAACCAGGAGATATCCGGGTGGATATCGCGGTCGAAATGCACGAAAGCGAGGCAAGAACTGACGATCTTGTATCCGTGAATCATTGTCGTTAAGGGTCTTAAGGGTTGAAAGTTCTAAGTTTGAGCCTATTTTACATTATATTGACAGCTCTTGTCAAGAGGTGTATAATTAGGTTAGGTTAACGTCTCCTCAGTTCACCCTCAACCCCGATTACGCCATGCTCTTCACATACGTTCTGGTCGCGGTGTGGATCGCCGCATATTTCGGTATCCTCATCGCGGATCTCGTCGGCCTCGCCGTGTACGCGTTCGAGAACCCTGACTGCAAAAAAGTCTCGGCGGCGGTGACGCTCGTCATCGGCGCTCTCCTCGTCGCGAGCCTCGGCTACGTCTCGATCCGCATCGCCCTGTTCTTCGGCTCCTATGTCTGGTGGAAAGAGCTCCTCGCCTCGCTCACGGTCTTCGCGATCTCCTGGAAGGCGAGCTGCAAGATCTACAAGAACATGGATTTCTTCATCACCCACGTGGATTATGACCTGATCCAGGGCAAAAAGCGGCGCTCCCGCCCGCCCACGTTCGTCTGAAGGACTCAAGACAAAGCTCCCGCCGTCCGGCACTCCCGGATGCGCGGGGCTTTTTTCTTTGGTAGAATAAGGCTCCCCGCGGTTCCATGAACGAACAAAACCATAAGGCCTCTCACAATCCCGTCCTGACCTTTCTCGACCGATTCCTCGACGTGCCGGAGGCTAAGGTCACGTATCTCACCAAAGCGACCGCCGTAGACCGGCTGCTCGCCAAGACCTTTCTCAAGCTCTTGCCTCCCGGCATCACGCCGAACGACATAACCAAGTTCAGGCTTCTTTCCGTTCCGTTCATCGGCGTCCTTCTCGGCTTCGATTTCTTCGCTTCCGGAACGGTGCTCTTCTTGTTCGCGGCATTCTCTGACGCGCTCGACGGCGCTCTCGCCAGGACGCAGAGGAAGATCACGACCTGGGGCACGCTCTATGATCCGATCGCGGACAAGCTCCTGATCGGCCTGGTCTCCGTCATTATCATCTCGAAATACGTGAGCACGCATCTGGCGCTCGCCATCGTCCTGATCGAGGTCGCCCTGGTATCGTCGGCGTATTACCGATATAAGGGCAGGGTGGTGCCGGCAAAGACCATGGGAAAGAGCAAGATGATCCTCCAGTGCGTGGGCATCATCGTGCTCCTCCTCTCAATTCTTTTTAATATCCCGGCACTGCTCGCGGTCGCTACGTGGATACTCTACGGAGCCGTCGTCTTCGGCCTTCTGTCGCTCTTTGTTTTTCGCTCGATATAATCCATACTTAAGCCATGAAAAGATCAACCATAATCATCATCGTCGTTGTCGTACTGATCCTCGGATATATAGGCGTCTCATATAATGGGCTCGTCACCGCGTCAGCGTCCGCCGACGCGCAGTGGGCGCAGGTAGAAACCCAGTATCAAAGGCGCTTCGACCTCATCCCGAATCTGGTGAACGCGGTCAAGGGCGCCATGAAGCAGGAGCAGGCGGTATTCGACGCTATAGCCGATGCTCGCACGCGATATTCGGGCGCCGCTACGGCGAGCGACAAGGCTGAAGCCGCGAGTGAAGTAGAGTCTGCGTACGCGCGGCTCCTCGTCGTTATGGAAAACTACCCGACGCTCAAGTCGTCCGAGAACGTCATGACGCTCCAGGCACAGATAGAAGGCACTGAAAACCGCATATCGGTCGAGCGCGGCAGGTATAACGACGCGGTCCGGGACTATAACCTCCGCGTAGCGCGATTCCCGAGCTCTCTCGTCGCGGGAACGTTCGGGTTCGGCGCCAAGGCATACTTCCAGTCCGCGGCGGGCGCCGACACGGCGCCGACCGTAGAGTTCTAAATATATGAAGCGAGCCGCCTTCATCATGAATGCGGTAGCGGCGCTCGCGAGCTCAATAATTATATTTTGCAGCCTCGCGAGCGCCGCTTTTGCCTATGTAAGCCCCGGCGAAGCCACGGGATACGCGAACGACTTCGCCCAAATACTTCCGGCCGATAAGCGGGCCGCTCTCGAATCGAAGCTCTCCGCATTCCATTCGGAAACAGGCGCAGAGATCGCCGTCGCGACGGTCAAAAGCCTCGACGGCGACACGGTAGAGGATTTCGCGGCGAAGCTTTTCCAGGAGTGGGGGATTGGAAGGAAAGATGCCGACAACGGCATGCTTATCCTCGTCGCCCCGAACGAACGGGAGATGAGGATCGAAGTCGGCTACGGGCTCGAACCTTCGGTGACCGACGCCGCGGCGTCTCTCATTGTGAGGAACATCATGATTCCGGCATTCCAAAAAGGCGATTATTACGCCGGCATAGACGCCGCGGCGGATCAGGCCATCGGGCTCATCAAAAACGATCCTGAAGCGGTGAAGTGGGCGAACGACGCCGAACATGCCGATTCCGCCGCGATATCGACGGGCCTCGTCATATTCCTTCTCTTCATCGCGTTCCGCCTGCTCATATTCATGGCGACGACGAAATCCTGGTGGCTCGGCGGTGTCGTCGGCGGGGCGCTCGGCCTCATATTCATAGGCACGCTTTTCGGTATTGCCGGATGCGCGCTGGGCGGACTTCTCGCCGATTTTCTTCTGTCCCGATTCGCAGGCGATTGGATCAAAAAGCATTTCCACGATCATCGCGGTCCGGGCGGCCCTTGGTTCATCGGCGGCCTTGGTGGGGGAAGGGGTGGCGGAGGATTCGGCGGGTTCGGAGGCGGATCATCGGGCGGCGGCGGCGCCAGCGGCCGCTGGTAAGCAGGCGGCTCCGCTCCGTAAGCTGGAAGCTATCGCGCGAGCCAGAGGGCGAAGGACAGATATATGATCGTGATGACCGCGAACGCTCCGACCGTCTTGAGGAAAAGATTCAGCGCCTCCTTCTTTTTCCCGTCGACGAGCAGGATCGCGGGCTGGTAAAAGAAGAGATATCCCATGAGGGCTACTGAAAGAGTGACGAGCGATACCATTCCCATCGGTATCAGCACGGTCTCCGGTCCCTGGAAGCGATTTTCGCCGACCCAGTTAAGCCCTAAGAAGATAAGCGCGATATAGCCTCCCGCCACAGCCGCATTATAGAAAGGATTTTTGCTCATGTCCTTTAGAATAGCTGATATGCCGATAATGTTACATCGTTTGGCGAAAGTCTGCGCATCGAGTATAAATAAGGTCTCACGGAGGCGTCGCATAGTGGTCTAGTGCGCGACCCTGGAAAGGTCGTATATCCGAAAGGGTATCGAGAGTTCGAATCTCTCCGCCTCCGCCAGTTTGACAACGGTTTTTCCGTGCCTAGTATGGGGTCCAGAACCCTCAACCCAACCCTCGATATATCGAAATAATGAGCAATGAACATATCGCGCAGGAGAATCTCCGGGCGCTCGCCAGTAACCCGTATCCCGGTCGCGGATTCGTCC contains the following coding sequences:
- a CDS encoding ABC transporter substrate-binding protein, producing the protein MEQKQPFFRALLESLSRDRKNKSLEKIDSVASSFSITEKVLFLVCFVAFAWGVLSLLGKVSDSFSVDVPRRGGSLVEGIVGTPRFVNPLLAVSDADRDLTQLVYSGLLKAEPDGSIVPDLAQSYTISPDGLTYTLTIRDKAVWSDGTAVSADDVVYTVQKAQDSTLKSPRYVNWQGVTVEKTGPKEVTFRLKQAYAPFINNLTLGILPSHLWKSLTVDQMPFSSLNTTAVGSGPYVIASVLKSSDGIPTEFVLKANPDYALGEPYITSLSIKAFATEQALDDALVAREVESASNLSPASAANIGGAALLTAPLTRVFGVFFDQNQNEILARKEVRQALNAAVDKDSLIASVLSGYGTAVDGPLPPTTTEKNAAGAAAASTTAANAAAILAKAGWKKNPDTGIYEYKAKTKGAATTTLAFTLSTANVPELVLAAKRLEETWTAFGARMDVQVYEPSDLNQSVIRPRKYDALLFGLVTGKNSDLYPFWHSSQRNDPGLNIALYTNQKVDKALEKMQAATSSSAAAASYATVKSEIANDTPAVFLWSPDFLYAVPAKLHGVELGEITTSSDRFLGVERWYVDTERVWDIFVKDKDSILNNN
- the secG gene encoding preprotein translocase subunit SecG — translated: MSISSVLPYIQITISVLLILTVLLQQTGAQNGGALGSADNMSSVFHTRRGLEKTLFIATIVLGILFALTSFLSLVR
- a CDS encoding CDP-alcohol phosphatidyltransferase family protein; protein product: MNEQNHKASHNPVLTFLDRFLDVPEAKVTYLTKATAVDRLLAKTFLKLLPPGITPNDITKFRLLSVPFIGVLLGFDFFASGTVLFLFAAFSDALDGALARTQRKITTWGTLYDPIADKLLIGLVSVIIISKYVSTHLALAIVLIEVALVSSAYYRYKGRVVPAKTMGKSKMILQCVGIIVLLLSILFNIPALLAVATWILYGAVVFGLLSLFVFRSI
- a CDS encoding LemA family protein codes for the protein MKRSTIIIIVVVVLILGYIGVSYNGLVTASASADAQWAQVETQYQRRFDLIPNLVNAVKGAMKQEQAVFDAIADARTRYSGAATASDKAEAASEVESAYARLLVVMENYPTLKSSENVMTLQAQIEGTENRISVERGRYNDAVRDYNLRVARFPSSLVAGTFGFGAKAYFQSAAGADTAPTVEF
- a CDS encoding TPM domain-containing protein, which produces MKRAAFIMNAVAALASSIIIFCSLASAAFAYVSPGEATGYANDFAQILPADKRAALESKLSAFHSETGAEIAVATVKSLDGDTVEDFAAKLFQEWGIGRKDADNGMLILVAPNEREMRIEVGYGLEPSVTDAAASLIVRNIMIPAFQKGDYYAGIDAAADQAIGLIKNDPEAVKWANDAEHADSAAISTGLVIFLLFIAFRLLIFMATTKSWWLGGVVGGALGLIFIGTLFGIAGCALGGLLADFLLSRFAGDWIKKHFHDHRGPGGPWFIGGLGGGRGGGGFGGFGGGSSGGGGASGRW